One genomic segment of Chitinophaga sancti includes these proteins:
- a CDS encoding TonB-dependent receptor, with translation MVRMTIKSFMLVLSMIVSFFYAATATTLEDNNGGIKGKIVTSDGKPAADVSVILQGTGFMTVSDGAGTFVFKNLPAGNYQVAISFTGFANKTEDVTVEAGKTVSVKFQLEVSSKQLSEIVITGNQTKLVRRSSNYVSKLPLANVENPTVYSVITKDLLAQQQVYTVDDAMRNAPGITKMWEATNRSGDGGAYYNSRGFTVQSQLRNGVAGNVSSVIDASNIESIEVIKGPNATLFGAQLTSYGGLINRVTKRPYDHFGGEVAVAGGSYNYNRIMADVNTPLDSAKNILLRINTAYTTQDSWMDVGHSKTFAFAPSLSYKINDRLNISLEAEFMSGEGNGNTFFFMPWWLTTADLTAQRADKLKIDYNRAFINEDLTATSRNANFFGSMNYKISDQWNTQTVVSMTNSYSDGFGPYFYLLPGDSISRQDQSTENSKQSITEIQHNFIGDFKIGKFRNRFVGGIDFFYLNSNQMFKSAEYDQVPTYGTVSNYRDFNATNMNDVYKSLGSSVEYPYIYKKYVYSAYASDVFNITDQLMVQAGLRIDYYDFKGNYSPATGTTSGGYNQTALSPKFGIVYQVVKDRLSLFGNYQNGFTNTNSLIYVSETETTISKPEQANQWEGGVKMDMFDGKLTGTISYYDIKVKDVLRSDAAHPNFYVQDGSQKSKGVEVSIIANPFQGFSVVAGYSYNESYYINTSDDVNGLRPGTASSPTSANLWLNYRIANGKLKGLSFGAGGNYASDVKIVNSRTTGVFVLPAYTVLNAALSYDTPKFRFGAKVDNLTDKHYWIGYSSMNPQKSRSFTGTVAFKF, from the coding sequence ATGGTAAGGATGACTATTAAGTCCTTCATGCTTGTTCTGAGCATGATTGTTTCCTTCTTCTATGCCGCTACTGCTACTACTTTAGAAGATAATAATGGAGGAATTAAAGGTAAGATTGTAACATCTGATGGTAAGCCAGCTGCGGACGTGTCTGTAATCTTACAGGGTACCGGTTTTATGACGGTTTCTGATGGTGCTGGTACGTTTGTGTTTAAGAATTTGCCTGCTGGTAACTACCAGGTAGCGATTTCTTTTACAGGTTTTGCGAATAAGACAGAAGATGTGACTGTAGAAGCTGGTAAGACAGTATCCGTAAAATTCCAGCTGGAAGTATCCAGTAAACAACTTTCTGAGATAGTTATTACAGGGAACCAGACTAAGTTGGTTAGACGTTCAAGTAATTATGTGTCTAAATTACCATTAGCGAATGTTGAGAACCCTACAGTATATTCAGTGATCACCAAGGATCTGCTGGCACAGCAACAGGTTTACACTGTGGATGATGCGATGAGAAATGCACCTGGTATTACTAAGATGTGGGAAGCAACCAACCGTAGTGGTGATGGTGGTGCGTACTACAACTCACGTGGTTTTACTGTTCAAAGCCAATTGCGCAATGGGGTGGCAGGTAACGTTTCTTCTGTAATCGACGCGAGCAATATTGAAAGCATCGAGGTAATCAAAGGCCCTAACGCCACACTGTTCGGTGCTCAGCTGACTTCTTACGGTGGTTTGATCAACCGTGTTACTAAAAGACCTTATGACCATTTTGGTGGTGAGGTAGCAGTGGCAGGTGGTAGCTATAATTACAACCGCATCATGGCGGATGTAAATACGCCACTGGATTCTGCGAAGAATATACTGCTGCGTATCAATACAGCTTATACTACACAGGACAGCTGGATGGATGTGGGTCATAGCAAGACATTTGCATTTGCACCAAGCCTTTCTTACAAAATCAACGACAGGTTAAATATATCACTCGAAGCAGAATTCATGAGTGGGGAAGGTAACGGTAATACATTCTTCTTTATGCCATGGTGGTTAACTACCGCTGATCTGACGGCACAGAGAGCTGATAAACTGAAAATAGATTACAACCGGGCATTCATTAACGAAGATCTGACTGCTACCAGCCGCAATGCAAACTTTTTTGGTAGCATGAATTATAAGATCTCTGATCAGTGGAATACACAGACAGTTGTATCTATGACCAACAGTTATTCTGACGGTTTTGGTCCTTACTTCTACCTGCTGCCAGGTGATTCTATCTCCCGTCAGGATCAGTCTACTGAAAACAGTAAACAAAGCATCACTGAAATTCAACACAACTTCATCGGTGATTTCAAAATTGGTAAATTCAGAAACCGCTTTGTAGGTGGGATCGACTTCTTCTACCTGAACTCCAACCAGATGTTCAAGAGTGCTGAATATGATCAGGTACCTACTTATGGAACTGTATCAAACTACCGTGATTTCAATGCTACTAACATGAACGATGTTTACAAGTCATTGGGTAGTTCCGTAGAATATCCATACATCTACAAAAAATACGTTTACAGTGCATATGCATCTGATGTGTTCAACATTACAGATCAACTGATGGTACAAGCAGGTTTACGTATCGATTACTATGATTTCAAAGGAAATTATAGCCCTGCTACCGGTACTACATCCGGTGGATATAATCAGACTGCATTGTCTCCTAAATTTGGTATCGTTTACCAGGTTGTTAAGGATCGTCTGTCCTTATTTGGTAACTACCAGAATGGCTTCACCAACACGAATTCACTGATCTACGTAAGTGAAACTGAGACCACTATTTCCAAGCCAGAACAGGCTAACCAATGGGAAGGTGGTGTGAAGATGGATATGTTTGATGGTAAGCTGACCGGTACTATCAGCTACTATGATATCAAAGTAAAAGACGTGTTACGTTCTGATGCTGCACATCCTAATTTCTATGTTCAGGATGGTAGCCAGAAGAGCAAAGGTGTGGAAGTAAGCATTATTGCTAATCCATTTCAGGGCTTCAGCGTAGTAGCGGGTTATAGCTATAATGAATCTTATTACATCAATACAAGCGATGATGTAAATGGTCTTCGTCCAGGTACAGCGTCTTCTCCAACCTCTGCTAACCTGTGGTTGAACTACCGTATTGCAAATGGTAAACTGAAAGGCCTGAGCTTTGGTGCAGGTGGTAACTACGCCAGCGATGTAAAGATTGTAAACAGCAGAACTACAGGTGTTTTTGTACTTCCAGCATATACAGTACTGAATGCTGCACTTTCTTACGATACACCTAAATTCAGGTTCGGCGCGAAAGTAGATAACCTGACTGACAAACACTACTGGATTGGTTATTCATCCATGAATCCTCAAAAGTCCAGAAGCTTTACTGGTACAGTTGCATTCAAGTTTTAA
- a CDS encoding N-acetylmuramoyl-L-alanine amidase, with protein MRVIAFIILIQIAFTGVKAQEQAFLKMVQPVKTEINTSSSKQYMSGRTCIGCKVTLNDDTIHVYPTGVFALKRIIKPGRTSFTLTTKDTTGKKVSRTYNYYYTTLPPVRATSVFRIDDIKVFPKGNSTLSPGDTIRVRIKGYPGCKAYWMHETPLHELPSSKYGAEGFYEGSYVIQEADSLLDNRIAVFLKNKDGNTTVLQSSNKLTYQRDQLLAGRTIDRNTYLTIAPEGDRLGPLKIGYLDSDVLLRITGKQGNYYKVKLSNQQTAFIPELLLETVSLSEPTPLNIVEATRTWSDAKYDYIAVALSERLPYLSTQQVDPGKITLDIHGANLEPDFTPGADSMQEVKGIKWEQIGSDVLRVNISLKHKQPWGYKVYYDSTLLVIAVKHPPASFQLKNLTLGLDPGHGGTNVGALGAAGYYEKQLTLMISMLLKTALEKEGAKVLMTRTTDQFVPNEDRLSYYRQMNPDLLISIHLNSSVNPVDVHGTANYYKYPFCEPFNRSIHAQLLGLGLSDFGNNGDFNFILNNPTEFPDALIETLFLSNPEDEMNVLDEGFRQKMVDRIMAGIKDFLREAEQDQVTRKVIEQAAAPGTSEESPGADQ; from the coding sequence ATGAGAGTAATAGCATTCATCATACTGATACAGATAGCCTTTACCGGAGTAAAAGCGCAGGAGCAAGCCTTCCTTAAAATGGTGCAGCCTGTAAAGACTGAAATCAATACCAGTAGTTCTAAGCAATATATGTCAGGTCGCACCTGTATAGGTTGTAAAGTAACACTGAATGATGATACCATACACGTATACCCCACCGGTGTATTTGCTTTAAAACGGATCATCAAGCCCGGCAGGACTTCATTTACACTAACCACTAAAGATACTACCGGCAAAAAGGTGTCCCGAACCTACAACTACTATTATACAACATTGCCGCCGGTCAGAGCGACCAGCGTATTCAGAATAGATGATATCAAAGTATTTCCAAAAGGGAATAGCACCCTTTCCCCCGGTGATACCATCCGTGTAAGGATTAAAGGTTATCCGGGCTGTAAAGCTTACTGGATGCATGAAACACCCTTGCATGAATTACCTTCTTCCAAATACGGTGCTGAAGGCTTCTACGAAGGTTCTTATGTGATACAGGAAGCAGACTCTCTGTTAGATAACAGGATTGCTGTATTCCTGAAGAATAAAGATGGCAATACCACTGTCTTACAAAGCAGTAATAAACTCACTTACCAACGCGATCAACTGCTGGCTGGCAGAACGATTGACAGAAATACCTACCTCACAATTGCACCGGAAGGAGATCGCCTTGGGCCCCTCAAAATTGGGTACCTGGATTCGGATGTATTGCTCCGCATCACCGGTAAGCAAGGCAACTATTATAAAGTAAAACTCAGCAATCAGCAGACCGCGTTCATTCCTGAGTTATTACTGGAAACTGTTAGTTTGAGTGAGCCAACACCCCTTAATATCGTGGAAGCAACCCGTACATGGAGTGATGCAAAATACGATTACATCGCTGTAGCATTATCTGAACGACTCCCCTACCTCAGTACCCAGCAGGTAGATCCGGGAAAAATAACGCTGGATATTCATGGGGCGAACCTGGAACCAGACTTTACCCCTGGTGCTGATTCCATGCAGGAAGTAAAAGGTATCAAATGGGAACAGATCGGCTCGGATGTACTCAGAGTGAATATATCGCTGAAACATAAGCAACCATGGGGTTATAAGGTCTATTATGACAGTACCCTCCTCGTAATCGCTGTCAAGCATCCTCCAGCCAGTTTCCAGCTGAAAAACCTGACATTGGGTTTAGACCCGGGTCATGGTGGTACAAATGTAGGGGCGCTGGGTGCCGCCGGGTACTATGAAAAACAGCTGACGCTGATGATTTCCATGTTGCTGAAAACAGCCCTGGAAAAGGAGGGAGCAAAAGTACTTATGACCCGTACTACAGACCAGTTCGTTCCTAATGAAGACAGACTGTCTTATTACAGACAAATGAACCCCGATCTACTCATTAGTATTCACCTGAACTCATCTGTGAACCCGGTGGATGTACATGGTACGGCTAATTATTATAAATACCCCTTCTGCGAACCTTTTAACAGGTCAATCCACGCCCAGTTGCTAGGTTTAGGCTTGTCGGACTTTGGCAATAATGGTGACTTCAATTTTATTCTTAATAACCCTACTGAGTTTCCGGATGCCCTGATCGAGACCTTGTTCTTAAGTAACCCTGAAGATGAAATGAACGTGCTGGACGAGGGTTTCAGACAGAAGATGGTGGATAGGATCATGGCAGGGATCAAAGATTTCCTGCGGGAAGCGGAGCAGGATCAGGTGACCAGAAAGGTGATTGAGCAGGCAGCAGCGCCTGGTACGAGTGAAGAAAGTCCGGGCGCTGATCAGTAA
- a CDS encoding acyl-CoA dehydrogenase family protein, whose product MEATVDKSTLKGAEFLIKESPVHEVFTPEDFNEEQKMIKEMAEQFVAKEVTPVLDRIDKLEEGLMPSLLEKAGGQGLLGAAFPEEYGGLGKDFVTATLINEALGAGHSFSVAMAAHTGIGSLPILYFGTEAQKQKYIPSLGSGEMKGAYALTEPNSGSDALSAKTTAKLSADGKFYLLNGQKCWITNSGFADVFTVFAKIDGDKFTAFIVDKDTPGFTLGAEEHKMGIKGSSTRQIYFQDAQVPVENVLGEIGKGHLIAFNILNIGRLKLCAAALGAAKKTASITIEYANTREQFKQSIGNFGAIKHKLAEMAIRIWVNESALYRTAQLIDEKEKELIAAGKPFNEALLGAAEEYAVECAILKVGGSEALDYVVDEGVQIHGGNGFSDEYVISKAYRDSRINRIFEGTNEINRLLTLDMTLKRAMKGRLDLMNPAMNVMKELMSIPDFGSDDETPYSAEKKQIVNLKKAILLVAGAAAQKLMAKLESEQEILMNIADMAIETFLAESALLRLLKRIEIEGESANALQADIVKTYLYDTADRINKYAKDAINSFAEGDEQRMMLLGIKRFTKAAPVNTKDSRRRIADKLLAENKYSL is encoded by the coding sequence ATGGAAGCAACTGTTGATAAGTCCACGTTGAAGGGCGCTGAGTTCCTGATCAAAGAAAGCCCTGTACATGAAGTGTTTACTCCCGAAGATTTCAATGAAGAACAAAAAATGATTAAAGAGATGGCCGAACAGTTTGTGGCAAAGGAAGTCACACCTGTGCTGGACCGGATCGATAAACTGGAAGAAGGGCTTATGCCTTCCTTACTGGAAAAGGCCGGCGGGCAGGGATTGCTGGGTGCTGCCTTCCCTGAGGAATACGGAGGGTTAGGCAAAGACTTCGTCACAGCAACGCTCATCAACGAAGCCCTGGGCGCGGGTCACTCCTTTTCTGTAGCCATGGCGGCCCATACGGGTATCGGCTCACTCCCTATTCTGTACTTCGGTACAGAAGCCCAGAAACAGAAATACATTCCCTCTCTTGGCTCCGGCGAGATGAAAGGTGCATATGCGCTGACAGAACCCAACTCCGGTTCTGATGCGCTCAGTGCGAAAACTACCGCCAAACTATCTGCCGATGGTAAATTCTATTTACTAAATGGCCAGAAGTGCTGGATCACCAACTCCGGTTTTGCAGATGTATTCACTGTATTTGCGAAAATAGACGGCGATAAATTCACCGCCTTTATTGTGGATAAAGATACCCCCGGATTCACGCTGGGAGCTGAAGAGCACAAGATGGGTATCAAAGGTTCTTCTACCCGACAGATCTACTTCCAGGATGCACAGGTTCCTGTGGAAAATGTACTGGGCGAGATCGGCAAAGGACATCTCATTGCCTTCAATATCCTGAATATCGGTCGTCTCAAACTGTGTGCGGCAGCATTGGGAGCCGCCAAGAAAACAGCCTCCATCACCATTGAATACGCGAACACACGCGAGCAGTTCAAACAATCCATTGGTAACTTCGGAGCCATCAAACATAAGTTAGCAGAAATGGCAATCCGTATATGGGTGAATGAATCAGCACTCTATCGCACTGCACAGCTCATCGACGAGAAAGAAAAAGAACTGATAGCAGCCGGTAAACCATTCAATGAAGCTCTGCTGGGTGCTGCGGAAGAATATGCGGTGGAATGCGCCATCCTGAAAGTAGGTGGTTCAGAAGCACTCGACTATGTAGTTGACGAAGGGGTACAGATCCATGGAGGAAATGGTTTCAGTGATGAATATGTGATATCCAAAGCATATCGCGATAGTCGCATCAACCGGATCTTTGAAGGCACGAACGAAATCAATCGTCTGCTTACACTGGATATGACGCTGAAGCGTGCTATGAAAGGAAGGCTGGACCTGATGAACCCTGCGATGAATGTGATGAAGGAGCTGATGAGTATTCCTGATTTTGGCAGTGATGATGAAACACCTTACAGTGCTGAGAAAAAGCAGATCGTGAACCTGAAAAAAGCGATCCTGCTGGTAGCTGGTGCGGCTGCACAAAAGCTGATGGCAAAGTTGGAAAGCGAACAGGAAATACTCATGAATATTGCAGATATGGCGATAGAGACGTTCCTTGCGGAAAGTGCGTTGCTGCGCCTGCTCAAGCGAATTGAAATAGAGGGAGAATCTGCAAATGCGTTGCAGGCTGATATCGTGAAAACCTACCTGTATGATACTGCTGATCGTATTAATAAGTATGCGAAAGATGCGATTAATTCTTTTGCTGAAGGCGATGAACAGCGTATGATGTTGTTAGGCATTAAGCGGTTCACAAAAGCTGCGCCGGTGAATACGAAGGATTCGAGGAGGAGAATTGCAGATAAATTGCTGGCGGAGAATAAATATAGCTTGTAA
- a CDS encoding alpha/beta hydrolase: MQSFFLPYQNSRIHGAIAGKGDDLLVCLHGFGESTLPFSRLVPALGGVFTIVALDLPLHGKTVWQENRPFEKEDLHAIIDLLLEMRKKTVFSLLGYSMGGRLALCITEKMAPQIRELILLAADGLRDNPWHHFVTQTRIGHRLFKHITYHPGFYFWLLNTGNRLRLINNSLHRFANNSMNTLGKREQVFNVWTIMAHMMPNRKLIKQQLAQYRIHTLLIFGKYDRVIPSVLGIRFMDGTFPCETLVLDKGHQLLTEDLGEIILDKI, from the coding sequence ATGCAGTCATTTTTCCTTCCATATCAAAACAGCCGCATCCATGGAGCCATCGCCGGCAAAGGCGACGATCTCCTCGTATGCCTGCACGGTTTCGGGGAAAGTACACTGCCTTTTTCCCGGTTGGTTCCCGCTCTTGGGGGTGTTTTCACAATAGTGGCACTCGACCTGCCCCTTCATGGCAAAACCGTGTGGCAGGAAAACCGCCCTTTTGAAAAAGAAGACCTTCATGCCATCATCGACCTGCTCCTGGAAATGCGAAAGAAAACCGTCTTCTCCCTGTTGGGGTACAGCATGGGGGGCCGTCTCGCCCTTTGTATCACAGAAAAGATGGCCCCGCAGATCAGGGAATTGATCCTGCTGGCAGCCGATGGCCTCAGGGATAATCCCTGGCATCACTTTGTAACGCAAACCCGCATCGGTCACCGGCTTTTCAAACACATCACCTATCACCCGGGATTTTATTTCTGGCTACTCAATACCGGCAACAGGCTGAGACTCATTAACAACAGCCTGCACCGCTTTGCAAACAACAGTATGAATACCCTCGGAAAACGGGAACAGGTTTTCAATGTATGGACCATCATGGCCCACATGATGCCCAACCGGAAACTCATCAAACAACAGCTGGCCCAATATCGCATCCACACCCTGCTCATATTTGGCAAATACGACAGGGTGATTCCATCGGTATTGGGTATACGGTTTATGGACGGTACTTTTCCCTGCGAAACACTGGTCCTTGACAAAGGTCATCAGCTACTTACAGAAGACCTGGGTGAAATAATATTGGATAAGATTTAA
- a CDS encoding glycosyltransferase: protein MYFFLTVLFLLGGLYGILMIRYGLGWKALPPYTPTAPISGGTKVTVIIPARDEEDNLPPLLAALHAQDYPAHLFEVIVIDDFSTDRTPNVVKEFPAANIKLLQLSQYLSATERLNSYKKKAIELAIEQATGDLIMTTDADCVMGPLWISTMVRFYEQYQPKFIAAPVSFYKETNFFKILQSLDFMTMQGITGALAWLKDGTMCNGANLAYERKVFYEVDAFKGIDNIASGDDMLLMFKVFKAYPDGVKYLKSQDAIVETLPVDTFRAFMNQRIRWSSKADKYDDKRLTWVLALVYFWNVVLLFGGLFCIFAPGALPYFLIAMVYKVVLEFFFLIPVSQFFRKKGLLGWFIPGQLFHIPYIVVAGWLGKFGSYQWKGRKVK, encoded by the coding sequence ATGTATTTTTTTCTAACTGTCTTATTCCTGCTGGGAGGATTGTATGGCATATTGATGATACGATATGGACTTGGCTGGAAGGCATTACCACCCTATACACCCACTGCACCCATCAGCGGTGGTACCAAAGTGACCGTTATTATTCCTGCCCGCGATGAAGAGGATAACCTGCCACCCTTATTGGCAGCGCTTCACGCCCAGGATTACCCGGCCCACCTGTTTGAAGTCATTGTCATCGACGACTTTTCTACAGACCGTACTCCCAATGTCGTAAAAGAATTTCCCGCAGCCAATATCAAACTACTGCAACTAAGTCAATACCTCAGCGCTACGGAAAGACTGAATTCCTATAAAAAGAAAGCCATCGAACTGGCGATAGAACAAGCTACCGGTGACCTGATCATGACCACAGACGCTGATTGCGTGATGGGGCCACTATGGATCAGTACCATGGTCAGATTCTATGAACAATACCAGCCTAAATTTATAGCCGCCCCGGTGAGCTTCTATAAAGAAACTAACTTCTTCAAGATCCTGCAGTCGCTGGACTTCATGACCATGCAGGGGATCACGGGTGCATTAGCCTGGTTGAAAGATGGTACCATGTGTAATGGGGCCAACCTTGCTTATGAAAGAAAGGTGTTCTACGAAGTTGATGCTTTCAAAGGGATCGATAATATTGCCTCCGGAGATGATATGTTGCTGATGTTCAAGGTATTTAAGGCTTATCCGGATGGCGTGAAATACCTGAAAAGCCAGGATGCAATCGTGGAGACGTTGCCTGTCGATACCTTCCGGGCTTTTATGAATCAGCGGATCCGCTGGTCATCTAAAGCAGATAAGTATGACGATAAGCGGCTCACCTGGGTGCTGGCGCTGGTCTACTTCTGGAATGTGGTATTGTTGTTTGGTGGGCTGTTCTGCATTTTTGCCCCCGGAGCTTTGCCATATTTCCTGATAGCGATGGTGTACAAGGTGGTGCTGGAATTCTTCTTTCTGATTCCTGTATCTCAATTCTTCCGGAAAAAAGGCCTGCTTGGCTGGTTTATACCCGGACAGTTATTTCATATTCCATATATTGTAGTGGCGGGGTGGCTTGGTAAGTTTGGTTCTTACCAGTGGAAAGGCCGAAAAGTAAAATAA